A region of Gemmatimonadales bacterium DNA encodes the following proteins:
- a CDS encoding class I SAM-dependent methyltransferase has protein sequence MAPAAPSYALGHSEAELERLIQQSRFFGELTEELFQRAGILPGMRVLDIGCGPGDVSFLAARVVGPSGSVLGVDRSADAIRLARERAAGAGLTNVTFAEGSLDELDVGGEFDALVGRLVLLYLADPAATLRRLRRHLKAGALVVMHEMIMSTAVALPAYPLFENVGWWVLESFRRSGADTEMGAKLLTTFVDAGLPAPQMVMRNRIDGGPGAPTYAALAHLIRSLLPAIERYGVATADEIRIDTLADRLREETVRGRGVVIAPALVGAWAVEPGG, from the coding sequence ATGGCCCCCGCAGCGCCCAGCTACGCGCTCGGCCACTCCGAGGCGGAGCTCGAGCGGCTGATCCAGCAGTCGCGATTCTTCGGCGAGCTGACCGAGGAGCTGTTCCAGCGCGCCGGCATCCTCCCCGGCATGCGCGTGCTCGACATCGGCTGCGGCCCGGGCGACGTGTCGTTTCTCGCCGCGCGCGTGGTGGGGCCATCGGGCTCGGTGCTCGGCGTCGACCGCTCGGCCGACGCCATCCGCCTCGCGCGCGAGCGGGCCGCGGGCGCCGGGCTCACGAACGTCACCTTCGCCGAGGGCAGCCTCGACGAGCTCGACGTGGGCGGGGAGTTCGACGCGCTCGTCGGCCGCCTCGTGCTCCTGTATCTCGCCGACCCGGCGGCCACCCTGCGGCGGCTCCGGCGGCATCTCAAGGCCGGCGCGCTCGTCGTGATGCACGAGATGATCATGAGCACCGCCGTCGCCCTGCCCGCGTACCCGCTCTTCGAAAACGTCGGCTGGTGGGTCCTCGAGTCGTTCAGGCGGAGCGGCGCGGACACCGAGATGGGCGCGAAGCTCTTGACGACGTTCGTCGACGCCGGACTGCCGGCGCCGCAGATGGTGATGCGCAATCGGATCGACGGCGGCCCCGGTGCCCCCACGTACGCCGCGCTCGCGCATCTGATCCGCAGCCTGCTCCCCGCGATCGAGCGCTACGGCGTGGCGACGGCCGACGAAATCAGGATCGATACGCTGGCCGACCGCCTCCGCGAGGAAACCGTCCGGGGGCGCGGTGTCGTCATCGCGCCCGCGCTGGTAGGCGCGTGGGCCGTCGAGCCGGGGGGGTAG
- a CDS encoding serine/threonine-protein kinase, which produces MTDLAAQLQATLGDAYRLDRELGGGGMSRVFLAHETALGRRVVVKVLLPELAAGVSVERFRREIQLAAQLQHPHIVPLLSAGESEGLPFFTMPFIAGESLRVRLGREGELPINETLRILRDVVSAIAYAHGHGVMHRDIKPDNVLLSGGVAVVTDFGVAKALRESGTSSHAIGDAEAGPTALTSMGIALGTPAYMAPEQATADPTTDHRADIYAFGAMAYEMLAGRAPFAGRSPQATLAAHAIEAPESVDRLRPGVPPLLGTLVMQCLAKRPADRPQTALEVQHTLDAIGTPTGGTTPTRVVAPAGRGTAAATTPAGTHPGGDADAPEAAGTPTGHGQRGRAVTLAAAGGVLVLAAAVLLRQARTPNPQSGPTEAPITSPAAAPAVPSPPKPAAPAASAGDSAAADSSPAAAQAQRPEHAAPEKHEAESARTRPPTAAPVRRARARDSSAGAARDSLAAAARERKAQLSAPPTSARQPSAPPPALRDSARRTAPSDSALARVRPRDSAVPAPVTPSLTPRVSAPPSSSAVLPQRASSAAVTPSPSPSAQSQAPPPPPPPAAAPRPAQVDARAAIRGLVADYAAAVRSRSVADLRRIYPAMTASQQQSWEQFFTIVSHVDAQLGLAQLSIGTGAADGQVTGSYTYTNESTHRREEQAISFHAAFRLAPGGWQISEVR; this is translated from the coding sequence ATGACCGATCTCGCCGCGCAGCTCCAGGCCACCCTGGGCGACGCATATCGCCTCGACCGCGAGCTGGGCGGCGGTGGGATGTCGCGCGTCTTCCTGGCCCATGAGACGGCGCTCGGCCGGCGGGTGGTGGTCAAGGTGCTGCTGCCCGAGCTCGCGGCGGGTGTGAGCGTGGAGCGCTTTCGGCGCGAGATCCAGCTGGCGGCGCAGCTCCAGCACCCGCACATCGTCCCGCTGCTCTCTGCCGGCGAGTCGGAGGGGCTGCCGTTTTTCACGATGCCGTTCATCGCGGGCGAATCGCTCAGGGTGCGCCTCGGCCGCGAAGGCGAGCTGCCGATCAACGAGACGCTGCGCATCCTGCGCGATGTGGTGTCGGCAATCGCATACGCCCACGGCCACGGCGTCATGCACCGCGACATCAAGCCGGACAACGTGCTGCTCTCGGGCGGTGTCGCGGTGGTCACCGACTTCGGCGTGGCCAAGGCGCTGCGCGAGTCGGGGACGAGCAGCCACGCGATCGGCGACGCCGAGGCGGGCCCCACGGCGCTCACCTCGATGGGCATCGCCCTCGGTACGCCGGCGTACATGGCGCCCGAGCAGGCCACCGCCGATCCCACGACCGACCACCGCGCGGACATCTACGCCTTCGGTGCCATGGCGTACGAAATGCTCGCGGGGCGAGCGCCGTTTGCCGGCCGCTCGCCCCAGGCCACGCTCGCCGCGCATGCGATCGAAGCGCCCGAATCGGTGGACCGGCTCCGTCCCGGCGTGCCGCCATTGCTCGGCACACTCGTCATGCAGTGCCTCGCCAAGCGACCGGCCGATCGGCCACAGACGGCGCTCGAGGTGCAGCACACGCTGGACGCGATCGGAACGCCGACCGGCGGTACCACGCCCACGCGCGTCGTCGCACCCGCAGGGCGCGGCACCGCCGCGGCGACGACGCCGGCCGGCACGCACCCCGGCGGCGATGCTGACGCACCGGAAGCGGCGGGGACGCCCACGGGCCACGGACAACGGGGGCGCGCGGTGACGCTCGCCGCGGCCGGCGGTGTGCTCGTGCTTGCCGCGGCCGTCCTGCTCCGGCAGGCGCGCACGCCCAACCCGCAGTCGGGACCGACTGAGGCGCCGATCACGTCGCCGGCTGCGGCGCCCGCGGTGCCGTCGCCGCCGAAGCCAGCGGCGCCGGCTGCTTCAGCGGGGGACTCGGCAGCGGCAGATTCGTCCCCCGCGGCCGCGCAGGCGCAGCGACCGGAGCACGCGGCGCCGGAGAAGCACGAAGCCGAATCGGCGAGAACTCGGCCTCCGACCGCTGCACCGGTCAGACGTGCGCGGGCCCGGGATTCGTCGGCGGGAGCGGCCCGGGATTCGCTCGCCGCCGCGGCCCGAGAGCGCAAAGCGCAACTATCCGCGCCCCCAACATCCGCGCGGCAACCATCCGCGCCGCCACCAGCGCTTCGCGATTCCGCCCGCCGCACCGCACCGAGCGACTCCGCCCTTGCGCGCGTTCGCCCGCGGGACTCGGCGGTCCCTGCGCCGGTGACGCCTTCCCTTACGCCGCGGGTGAGCGCGCCGCCCTCATCGAGCGCGGTTCTTCCGCAGCGCGCCTCGTCGGCCGCAGTGACCCCCTCCCCCTCGCCGTCGGCTCAGTCGCAGGCGCCCCCACCCCCGCCCCCGCCGGCGGCGGCGCCGCGGCCGGCCCAGGTCGATGCGCGCGCGGCGATTCGCGGCCTCGTCGCCGACTACGCGGCCGCAGTCCGGTCGCGCAGCGTGGCCGACCTCCGCCGCATCTATCCGGCAATGACCGCTTCGCAGCAGCAGTCGTGGGAGCAGTTTTTCACGATCGTGAGCCACGTCGACGCGCAGCTTGGGCTCGCGCAGCTCTCGATCGGAACGGGCGCGGCCGACGGACAGGTGACCGGCTCCTACACCTACACCAACGAGAGCACACACCGGCGCGAGGAGC
- a CDS encoding methyltransferase domain-containing protein has product MTTYAIRGGEEGARRLELVAHIMEPATAALHAAAGVGPGMTCLDFGCGPGHVSRALARRVAPGGRVVGIDVDAVKLDAARRECDRAGLANVEFRMSDATLWAEPDSYDVAYGRFIMSHLAERGAIIGRLVEALRPGGVLMLEDIEFAGSFCWPPNAAYTRYCELYGAVIARRGGDPDLGPRLYPLCVDAGLEDVHVGVVQFVHAARAPEKQLCLTTMVNICDAVEAEGLASSEELAETVAALAAFTDDPRSLLGSPRVFQVWGRKPARRS; this is encoded by the coding sequence ATGACGACGTACGCGATTCGCGGCGGTGAAGAGGGCGCGCGGCGGCTCGAGCTGGTCGCGCATATCATGGAACCGGCGACCGCAGCGCTCCACGCGGCCGCCGGCGTCGGTCCCGGCATGACCTGCCTCGACTTCGGCTGCGGGCCCGGACACGTGAGCCGCGCGCTGGCTCGGCGGGTCGCACCGGGCGGACGCGTCGTCGGCATCGACGTCGACGCGGTCAAGCTCGACGCGGCCCGGCGCGAGTGCGACCGCGCCGGCCTCGCCAACGTCGAGTTCCGGATGAGCGACGCGACCCTGTGGGCCGAGCCGGACAGCTACGACGTCGCGTACGGCCGCTTCATCATGTCGCACCTCGCCGAGCGCGGGGCGATCATCGGCCGGCTGGTCGAGGCGCTCCGCCCGGGTGGAGTGCTGATGCTGGAGGACATCGAATTCGCCGGCTCCTTCTGCTGGCCGCCGAATGCCGCCTATACCCGGTATTGCGAGCTCTACGGCGCCGTCATTGCGCGGCGCGGCGGCGACCCCGATCTCGGCCCGCGGTTGTACCCGCTCTGCGTCGACGCGGGACTCGAGGACGTGCATGTCGGAGTCGTGCAGTTCGTCCATGCCGCCCGCGCGCCCGAGAAGCAGCTCTGTCTGACGACGATGGTGAACATCTGCGACGCGGTCGAGGCCGAGGGGCTCGCGAGCAGCGAGGAGCTGGCGGAGACCGTCGCCGCGCTCGCCGCATTCACCGACGACCCGCGGTCGCTCCTGGGCTCGCCCCGCGTTTTCCAGGTGTGGGGACGGAAGCCCGCACGCCGCAGCTGA
- a CDS encoding DUF488 domain-containing protein, whose amino-acid sequence MPARRPVNRRAAPTHSIATIGYQGATARNVVDTLLAAGIDLLVDVRAVASSRRPGFSKSLLAAHLMEGGIEYLHLRALGTPAAGRAAARAGRHEEMRTIYLGHLVLPEAQAALDALADLVRAGRRACLLCFEADAAHCHRSMVAAALDALVPVRVVHLDPSGA is encoded by the coding sequence ATGCCGGCACGCAGGCCGGTGAATCGACGCGCCGCGCCGACGCACTCGATCGCCACGATCGGCTATCAGGGCGCCACCGCACGGAACGTGGTCGACACGCTGCTGGCCGCCGGCATCGATCTGCTCGTCGATGTGCGCGCCGTCGCCAGCTCGCGCCGCCCCGGCTTTTCCAAGTCGCTGCTCGCCGCGCACCTGATGGAAGGCGGCATCGAGTACCTCCATCTCCGCGCGCTCGGCACGCCGGCCGCGGGGCGCGCCGCCGCCCGCGCCGGGCGGCATGAAGAAATGCGGACGATCTACCTGGGCCACCTCGTGCTGCCGGAGGCGCAGGCGGCGCTCGATGCGTTGGCCGACCTGGTGCGCGCCGGCCGCCGCGCCTGCCTCCTCTGCTTCGAGGCCGACGCCGCCCACTGCCACCGGAGCATGGTGGCCGCCGCACTCGACGCGCTGGTGCCGGTGCGCGTCGTCCACCTCGACCCGTCCGGAGCATGA